The Prunus persica cultivar Lovell chromosome G8, Prunus_persica_NCBIv2, whole genome shotgun sequence genome includes a region encoding these proteins:
- the LOC18766941 gene encoding probable 2-oxoglutarate-dependent dioxygenase At5g05600, with the protein MGEVDPAFIQDPEHRPKLSITEAEGIPLIDLSPINSILTPDSISELKAIEGLVREIGSACKNWGFFQVINHGVALDKREKIETAARKFFAQPLEEKRKIRRDEKIVVGYYDTEHTKNVRDWKEVFDFVVEEPTLVPASLDPEDKEETEWINQWPENPPELRLVCEEYAREVEKLALKLMGLIALSLGLPEDRFNSYFKDQTSFIRLNHYPPCPSPRLALGVGRHKDGGALTVLAQDDVGGLEVKRKTDGEWIRVKPTPNAYIINVGDVIQVWSNERYESVEHRVMVNSEKERFSIPFFLNPAHYTQVKPLEELTDERNPAKYKPYSWGKFITHRKLSNFKKLNTENIQIYHFRVSE; encoded by the exons ATGGGAGAGGTTGATCCAGCTTTCATTCAAGACCCTGAGCACAGGCCAAAGCTCTCCATCACTGAAGCTGAAGGCATACCATTGATTGATCTTTCTCCTATAAATAGTATCCTTACCCCAGATTCCATTTCTGAGCTTAAAGCCATTGAAGGGCTTGTTAGAGAAATAGGCAGTGCTTGCAAGAACTGGGGTTTCTTCCAAGTGATAAACCATGGAGTCGCGTTGGATAAGCGCGAAAAGATTGAGACAGCTGCTAGGAAGTTCTTCGCTCAGCCCTTggaggagaagaggaagattagGAGGGATGAAAAAATTGTGGTGGGCTACTATGACACTGAGCACACCAAGAATGTTAGAGACTGGAAGGAGGTGTTTGATTTCGTAGTGGAGGAGCCTACATTAGTCCCAGCTTCCCTTGATCCTGAGGACAAAGAAGAGACAGAGTGGATAAACCAATGGCCTGAGAATCCTCCTGAACTAAG ACTGGTGTGTGAAGAGTATGCTCGAGAAGTAGAAAAGCTAGCTCTGAAGTTGATGGGACTAATAGCCTTGAGTCTAGGCTTGCCAGAAGACAGGTTCAACAGCTACTTCAAAGACCAAACAAGTTTTATCAGACTCAACCACTATCCACCTTGCCCTTCCCCTCGGTTAGCTCTTGGTGTTGGGCGCCACAAGGATGGCGGTGCATTAACCGTGCTAGCTCAAGATGATGTTGGAGGATTGGAAGTGAAGAGAAAAACAGACGGGGAGTGGATACGGGTGAAACCTACTCCAAATGCCTATATCATCAATGTTGGTGATGTTATTCAG GTTTGGAGCAATGAGAGATATGAGAGTGTGGAACACCGGGTGATGGTGAACTCAGAGAAGGAAAGGTTTTCCATTCCCTTCTTCCTTAACCCAGCACACTACACACAAGTCAAGCCCTTGGAGGAGCTGACCGATGAACGAAACCCTGCCAAGTATAAGCCCTACAGCTGGGGCAAGTTTATCACACACAGAAAGCTCAGTAATTTCAAGAAACTCAATACTGAAAACATCCAGATTTATCATTTCAGGGTATCGGAATAA
- the LOC18767374 gene encoding feruloyl CoA ortho-hydroxylase 2, with protein sequence MGEVDPAFIQDPEHRPKLSATEAEGIPLIDLSPLNSSDNISDPKAIAGVVREIGNACKEWGFFQVINHGVLLDKHKKIEAAARKFFAQPLEEKRKITRDEKSLFGYYDTEHTKNVRDWKEVFDFAVEEPMLMPASLDPEDKEETKWTNRWPEYPPELR encoded by the coding sequence ATGGGAGAGGTTGATCCAGCTTTCATCCAAGACCCTGAGCACAGGCCCAAACTCTCTGCCACCGAAGCTGAAGGCATACCATTGATTGACCTGTCTCCCCTAAACTCCTCAGACAACATTTCTGACCCTAAAGCCATTGCAGGGGTTGTTAGAGAAATAGGCAATGCATGCAAAGAGTGGGGGTTCTTCCAAGTGATCAACCATGGGGTGCTATTGGATAAGCATAAAAAGATCGAGGCCGCTGCTAGGAAATTTTTTGCTCAGCCCTTggaggagaagaggaagattacGAGGGACGAAAAAAGTTTGTTTGGTTACTATGACACTGAGCACACCAAGAATGTAAGAGACTGGAAGGAGGTGTTTGATTTCGCAGTGGAGGAGCCAATGTTAATGCCAGCTTCCCTTGATCCTGAGGACAAGGAAGAGACAAAGTGGACTAACCGGTGGCCTGAGTATCCTCCAGAACTAAGGTAA
- the LOC18768991 gene encoding putative methylesterase 19, with protein sequence MKSSGHNVTAIDLAASGVDPQQAKDLQSISDYCKPLTDFMAALDPPHDKVILVGQSLDSKYTNDQGPNNPPITLIFGPLFLATNVYQLSPTEDVALGTMLMRPQRLFSEEDMCKELKLTHENYESVNRVYVLSGGDLVEKKDLQRWMIKRNRPNSVVEITGSDHMVMISKPLELWVHIQRISEKYS encoded by the exons ATGAAGTCATCTGGTCACAATGTCACTGCCATAGACCTAGCTGCTTCTGGGGTTGACCCTCAGCAGGCAAAAGATCTGCAATCAATTTCTGACTACTGCAAGCCCTTGACGGATTTCATGGCAGCTCTTGATCCTCCACATGATAAGGTCATCCTTGTTGGTCAGAGTCTTG ACAGCAAATACACAAATGACCAAGGCCCAAACAATCCTCCAATCACTCTCATATTCGGCCCATTGTTCTTGGCAACAAACGTGTACCAACTCAGCCCAACTGAG GATGTAGCACTGGGCACCATGTTAATGAGACCTCAACGCTTGTTTAGTGAAGAGGACATGTGCAAAGAACTCAAGCTAACCCATGAGAATTACGAGTCGGTCAATCGGGTTTACGTCTTATCCGGCGGAGATTTGGTGGAGAAGAAGGATCTTCAACGGTGGATGATTAAGAGGAACAGGCCAAACAGTGTGGTGGAAATCACAGGATCTGATCACATGGTCATGATTTCTAAGCCATTAGAGCTGTGGGTGCATATCCAAAGAATTTCTGAGAAATATTCCTAA
- the LOC18768404 gene encoding protein DMR6-LIKE OXYGENASE 2 has translation MGEVDPTFIQDPEHRPKLSVTEAEGIPLIDLSPLNSSDNISDPKAIEGVVREIGNACKEWGFFQVINHGVLLDKHKKIEDAARKFFAQPLEEKRKITRDENSLFGYYDTEHTKNVRDWKEVFDFAVEEPMLMPASLDPEDKEETTWTNRWPEYPPELRVACEEYIEEVEKLALKLMGLIALSLGLTADRFNSYFKDQTSFIRLNYYPPCPSPQLALGIGRHKDSGALTVLAQDEVGGLEVKRKRDGEWIQVKPTPNAYIINVGDIIQVWSNDRYESVEHRVLLNSEKGRFSIPYFVNPAHYTLVKPLEELTHEQEDPAKYKPYSWGKFLNHRKLSNFKKHNAENIQLYHFRVSE, from the exons ATGGGAGAGGTTGATCCAACTTTCATCCAAGACCCTGAGCACAGGCCCAAACTCTCCGTCACCGAAGCTGAAGGCATACCATTGATTGACCTGTCTCCCCTAAACTCCTCAGACAACATTTCTGACCCTAAAGCCATTGAAGGGGTTGTCAGAGAAATAGGCAATGCATGCAAAGAGTGGGGGTTCTTCCAAGTGATCAACCATGGGGTGCTATTGGATAAGCACAAAAAGATCGAGGATGCTGCTAGGAAATTTTTTGCTCAGCCTTTggaggagaagaggaagatcacGAGGGATGAAAATAGTTTGTTTGGTTACTATGACACTGAGCACACCAAGAATGTAAGAGACTGGAAGGAGGTGTTTGATTTCGCAGTGGAGGAGCCAATGTTAATGCCAGCTTCCCTTGATCCTGAGGACAAGGAAGAGACAACGTGGACTAACCGGTGGCCTGAATATCCTCCAGAACTAAG GGTGGCGTGTGAAGAGTATATTGAAGAAGTAGAAAAGCTAGCTCTAAAGTTGATGGGACTTATAGCCTTGAGCCTAGGCTTGACAGCAGACAGATTCAACAGCTACTTCAAAGATCAAACAAGTTTTATCAGACTCAACTACTATCCACCTTGCCCTTCCCCTCAGTTAGCTCTCGGCATTGGGCGCCACAAGGATAGCGGTGCTTTAACTGTGCTTGCTCAGGATGAGGTCGGAGGATTGGAagtgaagaggaagagagatggagagTGGATTCAGGTTAAACCTACCCCAAATGCCTATATCATCAATGTTGGTGACATTATTCAG GTTTGGAGCAATGACAGATATGAGAGTGTGGAACACAGGGTGTTGTTGAATTCAGAGAAGGGAAGGTTTTCCATTCCCTACTTTGTCAACCCAGCACACTATACCCTAGTCAAGCCCTTGGAGGAGCTGACCCATGAACAAGAAGACCCTGCAAAATATAAGCCTTACAGCTGGGGCAAGTTTTTGAATCACAGAAAGCTCAGTAATTTCAAGAAACACAATGCTGAAAACATCCAGCTTTATCATTTCAGGGTTTCGGAATAA
- the LOC18768366 gene encoding mediator of RNA polymerase II transcription subunit 11 — MNPMDSQTQNTSLQRLQNVEKRIVKVLELAGGVMDELANPSGPRKEFINNHCREFMQLIKDIQVALRDEIKSACDYRPFEKCDYSSRVANEICCKKLEYVMSQLDAMKETMDEYRNAV; from the exons ATGAACCCCATGGATTCACAGACCCAGAACACCTCGTTGCAGAGGCTTCAAAATGTGGAGAAA AGAATCGTTAAGGTTTTGGAGCTAGCTGGAGGTGTCATGGACGAGCTTGCAAACCCTAGTGGTCCCAGAAAGGAGTTTATCAACAACCATTGCCGTGAGTTCATGCAATTGATCAAG GATATTCAAGTGGCACTGCGGGATGAAATTAAAAGTGCATGTGATTACCGTCCGTTTGAGAAGTGTGATTACAGTTCAAGAGTAGCTAATGAAATCTGTTGCAAGAAACTGGAATATGTCATGTCACAGTTGGATGCAATGAAAGAAACAATGGACGAATATCGTAATGCAGTTTGA
- the LOC18767420 gene encoding esterase PIR7B isoform X2 — protein sequence MDQRKKILIKSISTLLIILLCAANITESTNPSKKHFVLVHGSCFGAWSWYKLVTLMKSSGHNVTALDLAASGVDPQQAKDLQSISDYFKPLTNFMAALDPPHDKVILVGHSLGGLAISYAMERFLDKISLVVFITALMPGPTLNISTLNQESFRRQRSLLDSKYTYDQGPNYPPITLTFGPLFLATNVYQLSPTEDLALGTMLMRPQRLFSEEDLSKELKLTREKYGSVNRVYVLSGGDLLTEKDLQRWMIKRNRPNGVVEITGSDHMVMISKPLELWVHIQRISEKYS from the exons ATggatcaaagaaagaaaattttgatcaAATCAATCTCTACTTTGCTGATCATTCTTCTCTGTGCAGCAAATATAACAGAATCAACAAACCCTAGCAAGAAGCACTTTGTACTG GTTCATGGTTCCTGCTTTGGTGCTTGGTCATGGTACAAGCTTGTGACCTTAATGAAGTCATCTGGTCACAATGTCACAGCCCTAGACCTAGCTGCTTCTGGGGTTGACCCTCAGCAGGCAAAAGATCTGCAATCAATTTCTGACTACTTCAAGCCCTTGACGAATTTCATGGCAGCTCTTGATCCTCCACATGATAAGGTCATCCTTGTTGGTCACAGTCTTGGTGGGTTGGCCATTTCTTATGCCATGGAAAGATTTCTAGATAAGATATCTCTAGTTGTTTTCATCACTGCCTTAATGCCTGGCCCGACCCTCAACATCTCCACTCTTAATCAAGAG TCGTTCAGAAGACAAAGATCTCTATTAGACAGCAAATACACATATGACCAAGGCCCAAACTATCCTCCAATCACTCTCACATTCGGCCCATTGTTCTTGGCAACAAACGTGTACCAACTCAGCCCAACTGAG GATTTAGCACTAGGCACCATGTTAATGAGACCTCAACGCTTGTTTAGTGAAGAGGACCTGTCCAAAGAACTCAAGCTAACCCGTGAGAAATACGGGTCGGTCAATCGGGTTTATGTCTTATCCGGCGGAGATTTGTTGACGGAGAAGGATCTCCAACGGTGGATGATTAAGAGGAACAGGCCAAACGGTGTGGTGGAAATCACAGGATCTGATCACATGGTCATGATTTCTAAGCCATTAGAGCTGTGGGTGCATATCCAAAGAATTTCTGAGAAATATTCCTAA
- the LOC18767420 gene encoding esterase PIR7B isoform X1: protein MDQRKKILIKSISTLLIILLCAANITESTNPSKKHFVLVHGSCFGAWSWYKLVTLMKSSGHNVTAIDLAASGVDPQQAKDLQSISDYFKPLTDFMAALDPPHDKVILVGHSLGGLAISHAMERFPDKISLAVFVTALMPGPTLNISTLNQESFRRQGSLLDSKYTYDQGPNNPPITLTFGPLFLATNMYQLSPTEDVALGTILMRPQRLFSEEDLSKELKLTREKYGSVNRVYVLSGGDLLTEKDLQRWMIKRNRPNSVVEITGSDHMVMISKPLELWVHIQRISEKYS, encoded by the exons ATggatcaaagaaagaaaattttgatcaAATCAATCTCTACTTTGCTGATCATTCTTCTCTGTGCAGCAAATATAACAGAATCAACAAACCCTAGCAAGAAGCACTTTGTACTGGTTCATGGTTCCTGCTTTGGTGCTTGGTCATGGTACAAGCTTGTGACCTTAATGAAGTCATCTGGTCACAATGTCACTGCCATAGACCTAGCTGCTTCTGGGGTTGACCCACAGCAGGCAAAAGATCTGCAATCAATTTCTGACTACTTCAAGCCCTTGACGGATTTCATGGCAGCTCTTGATCCACCACATGATAAGGTCATCCTTGTTGGTCACAGTCTTGGTGGGTTGGCCATTTCTCATGCCATGGAAAGATTTCCAGATAAGATATCTCTAGCTGTTTTCGTCACTGCCTTAATGCCTGGCCCAACCCTCAACATCTCCACTCTTAATCAAGAG TCGTTCAGAAGACAAGGATCTCTATTAGACAGTAAATACACATATGACCAAGGCCCAAACAATCCTCCAATCACTCTCACATTCGGCCCATTGTTCTTGGCAACAAACATGTACCAACTCAGCCCAACTGAG GATGTAGCACTAGGCACCATATTAATGAGACCTCAACGCTTGTTTAGTGAAGAGGACCTGTCCAAAGAACTCAAGCTAACCCGTGAGAAATATGGGTCGGTCAATCGAGTTTACGTCTTATCCGGCGGAGATTTATTGACGGAGAAGGATCTCCAACGGTGGATGATTAAGAGGAACAGGCCAAACAGTGTGGTGGAAATCACAGGATCTGATCACATGGTCATGATTTCTAAGCCATTAGAGCTGTGGGTGCATATCCAAAGAATTTCTGAAAAATATTCCTAA
- the LOC18766263 gene encoding protein DMR6-LIKE OXYGENASE 2 encodes MGEVDPAFIQDPEHRPKLSVTEAEGIPLIDLSPLNSSDNISDPKAIEGVVREIGNACKEWGFFQVINHGVLLDKHKKIEAAARKFFAQPLEEKRKITRDENSLFGYYDTEHTKNVRDWKEVFDFAVEEPMLMPASLDPENKEETKWTNRWPEYPPELRVACEEYTEEVEKLALKLMGLIALSLGLTADRFNSYFKDQTSFIRLNYYPPCPSPQLALGIGRHKDSGALTVLAQDEVGGLEVKRKRDGEWIQVKPTPNAYIINVGDIIQVWSNDRYESVEHRVLLNSEKGRFSIPYFVNPAHYTLVQPLEELTHEQEDPAKYKPYSWGKFLNHRKLSNFKKHNAENIQLYHFRVSE; translated from the exons ATGGGAGAGGTTGATCCAGCTTTCATCCAAGACCCTGAGCACAGGCCCAAACTCTCCGTCACCGAAGCTGAAGGCATACCATTGATTGACCTGTCTCCCCTAAACTCCTCAGACAACATTTCTGACCCTAAAGCCATTGAAGGGGTTGTCAGAGAAATAGGCAATGCATGCAAAGAGTGGGGGTTCTTCCAAGTGATCAACCATGGGGTGCTATTGGATAAGCACAAAAAGATCGAGGCTGCTGCTAGGAAATTTTTTGCTCAGCCTTTggaggagaagaggaagatcacGAGGGATGAAAATAGTTTGTTTGGTTACTATGACACTGAGCACACCAAGAATGTAAGAGACTGGAAAGAGGTGTTTGATTTCGCAGTGGAGGAGCCAATGTTAATGCCAGCTTCCCTTGATCCTGAGAACAAGGAAGAGACAAAGTGGACTAACCGGTGGCCTGAATATCCTCCAGAATTAAG GGTGGCGTGTGAAGAGTATACTGAAGAAGTAGAAAAGCTAGCTCTAAAGTTGATGGGACTTATAGCCTTGAGCCTAGGCTTGACAGCAGACAGGTTCAACAGCTACTTCAAAGATCAAACAAGTTTTATCAGACTCAACTACTATCCACCTTGCCCTTCCCCCCAGTTAGCTCTCGGCATTGGGCGCCACAAGGATAGCGGTGCTTTAACTGTGCTTGCTCAGGATGAGGTCGGAGGATTGGAagtgaagaggaagagagatggagagTGGATTCAGGTTAAACCTACCCCAAATGCCTATATCATCAATGTTGGTGACATTATTCAG GTTTGGAGCAATGACAGATATGAGAGTGTGGAACACAGGGTGTTGTTGAATTCAGAGAAGGGAAGGTTTTCCATTCCCTACTTTGTCAACCCAGCACACTATACCCTAGTCCAGCCCTTGGAGGAGCTGACCCATGAACAAGAAGACCCTGCAAAATATAAGCCTTACAGCTGGGGCAAGTTTTTGAATCACAGAAAGCTCAGTAATTTCAAGAAACACAATGCGGAAAACATCCAGCTTTATCATTTCAGGGTTTCGGAATAA
- the LOC18766528 gene encoding mediator of RNA polymerase II transcription subunit 11 codes for MNPMDSQTQNTSLQRLQNVEKRIVKVLELAGGVMDELANPSGPRKEFINNHCREFMQLIKDIQVALRDEIKSACDYRPFEKCDYSSRVANEICCKKLEYVMSQLDAMKETMDEYHNAV; via the exons ATGAACCCCATGGATTCACAGACCCAGAACACCTCGTTGCAGAGGCTTCAAAATGTGGAGAAA AGAATCGTTAAGGTTTTGGAGCTAGCTGGAGGTGTCATGGACGAGCTTGCAAACCCTAGTGGTCCCAGAAAGGAGTTTATCAACAACCATTGCCGTGAGTTCATGCAATTGATCAAG GATATTCAGGTGGCACTGCGGGATGAAATTAAAAGTGCATGTGATTACCGTCCGTTTGAGAAGTGTGATTACAGTTCAAGAGTAGCTAATGAAATCTGTTGCAAGAAACTGGAATATGTCATGTCACAGTTGGATGCAATGAAAGAAACAATGGATGAATATCATAATGCTGTTTGA